In Streptomyces sp. HUAS ZL42, the DNA window CCGCGCGCCCCCGAGGACTTCCTCAACGACGACGGCACGTACGACTGGAGCAAGGACAAGGCGGGCCGCACGTTCCTCTCCTACGCCGCCAGGTACGGCGTCGAGGACCTCATCGCCTTCGTCAACAGCGCGCCCGCCCGGTGGAAGACCAACGACAAGAGCTGTGGCGGCTATCTGAAGGCGGAGAACACCGCGGACTTCGCGAAGTACGTCGCGGACGTCACGGACCATTTGGCCAAGCAGGGCGTCAAGATCGACTACATCAGCCCCTTCAACGAGCCGAACAACAGCTTCGACAGCTGCGGCCAGGAGGGCATGCTGGTGCCGGTGGACCAGCGTGACGACATCGTGCGGGCGTTGGGCGCCGAGCAGCGGGCGCGGCACCAGCGGACGAGCATCATCGCCGACGAGTCCAGCAGCACGGTCAGCTTCAACACCGAGGTCCCGCAGTGGATTTCGCAGCCGGGAACGGCTCAGTACGTCTCCAGGCTCGCCCATCACACGTACAACAACCCGGGTGACGACCAGCGGGCCAGGATCTACGAGACGTCCAGGGCGGCCGGCAAGCAGTCCTGGTCGACGGAGATCTGCTGCTTCGGCAAGGGCGGCACCGGCTGGGCACAGGAGTACGACCCCACCATCGACGGCGGTCTGAACCTGTCCCGGATCATCTACAAGGACTTCGCGACCGCCCATGACTCGGCGTTCCAGTGGTGGGTCGCCCTGTCGGAGATGATCGGCAGCGACCCGCTGGCGAAGAACGACCAGGGCTGGAACGACGGTCTGATCTACTACGACCCGAACTACGCCACGAACGGCAACCAGACGCTGTACTTCACCAAGCGCTACTACGCGCTCGGCCAGTACAGCAAGTTCGTGAAACCGGGCTCGGTCGCGCACGACGTGACCGGCGTGCCGGACGGGGTCGAGGTGTCGACGTACGATCGCGGCGGCAAGTGGGTGGTGGTGGTCAACAACCACAACACCACGGACACGGCGCTGAATTTGCACTTCAACAGCAAGAAGCCGGTCGCGGCGGCCAAGGCCGTCCGTACGTCGGCCGACGAGAACTGGGCTTTTGTCGCCAAGCCGTCGGTGAGCGGCGGCACGGTCTCCACGACGCTCGCCGCCCGTTCCGTCACGACGTACGTCCTCGACCAGAAGCCGCACAGCGGCACTTCGGCCGTGACCGGTGCCCTGCAGGGCAAGCAGTCCGGCAAGTGCCTCACGGCGGACGCCTCGGGGGCCTCCATCGCCACCTGCACGGGCGCGAACGGGCAGTCGTGGTCGTACGACGCCAAGGGCACCCTGAAGGGCGCAGGCGGCTATCTGACGGCCGGAACTTCGGGGCTGACGACCACCGCGTCCTACACCGGTGACGGCGCCCAGCGCTGGCTGCTGAACTCCAACGGCCAGATCGTGAACGAGGCGTCGGGCAAGTGCCTCGACGTCAGCGGGCAGGCGACCGCCGACGGCAGCAAGGTGATCCTGTACAGCTGCAACGGCGGGGCGAACGAAGCCTGGACACGCCGGTAACACCCCCTGGACCGAGGGCCGTCGATCACCCCTGACACGGCGGCCCTCACCCCCCACACCACCCCATGTTCGTCATTTCGAACCGGACACAACGTTTCGCACAGACTTCGTCCAACCCCTTGCCGAAGCCTTAGCCGAAGGTTAACGTCCCGCACCGCAACGCAATTTGAGCCACCTGGCGCTGAAGCCGTGGAGCCGCAGCCGCACTCGAGACAAGGACGTCAGCATGTCGGCAATGAGCAACAACAACTGGTCCCGCCGGTCGCTCTTCCGGGCCGCCGCGGGCATGGCCGCCGCCGGCACGCTGGCCGCGTGCGGCGGCAACAACGGCAGAGGCGGGGGGAGCGGTTCCGGCAAGACCCTCGTGCAGTACTTCCACGCCTACGGCGAGGCCGGTGTCGAGCAGGCCGTCAAGCGGTACGCCAAGGCCTACAAGGACGCCAACGTGACCACGCAGTGGATCACCGGCAACAACTTCGAGCAGAAGCTGTTCGCCGCGCTGCTCACCAAGAACGCGCCGGACGTCTTCGAGTTCCACCCGCAGATCCAGCTCGTCAAGAGCGGTCAGGTGGCCGACCTGACCGACATCATCGCGCCGGTCAAGGACGACTTCAACCCGGCCGACATCACGTCGCACACGGTCGACGGGAAGATATACGGCGTCCGGATGATCGACGACCCGCAGTTCTTCTTCTACCGGCCCTCGATGTTCGAGAAGGCGAAGGTCGAGGTGCCGACCACGCTCGAGGAGCTGATCGAGGCCGCCGCCAAGCTCAAGACCAGCAAGGTCAAGGGTGCCTTCCTCGGCAACGACCTCACCCCTCTCCAGAGCCCGCTGATCTGGTCGGCCGGTGCCGACACCCTCACCGCTGACAACAAGCCGGCCTTCAACACCGACGCCGTGGCC includes these proteins:
- a CDS encoding ABC transporter substrate-binding protein, with protein sequence MSAMSNNNWSRRSLFRAAAGMAAAGTLAACGGNNGRGGGSGSGKTLVQYFHAYGEAGVEQAVKRYAKAYKDANVTTQWITGNNFEQKLFAALLTKNAPDVFEFHPQIQLVKSGQVADLTDIIAPVKDDFNPADITSHTVDGKIYGVRMIDDPQFFFYRPSMFEKAKVEVPTTLEELIEAAAKLKTSKVKGAFLGNDLTPLQSPLIWSAGADTLTADNKPAFNTDAVAEGFKQLRSLFTSGNLLLDAPADWWDPSAFTQGLTAIQWCGMWAMPTMQKALGDDIGIFPFPKVGSAGKESVYNGGWSMFVNAKGKNVEAAKEYVKWLWIDQKQYQEDFSTSYGFHIPPRTSLAQSATKLKSGLPAEGVKLFNEFGHFDNIGWTQAMIAAVNDVVANSVRKDADPKAQLAAAEKKVDAELKNLFG
- a CDS encoding glycoside hydrolase, translated to MHVSHPHRKRAVLLTAAAALAVTGPLISTPTASAATPTAAEVSPHAAQTIDNIGASGAWWVNDLKNFDPKVQARVASLLFSRQGLDLSSYRYNIGGGGTGVTYSPRAPEDFLNDDGTYDWSKDKAGRTFLSYAARYGVEDLIAFVNSAPARWKTNDKSCGGYLKAENTADFAKYVADVTDHLAKQGVKIDYISPFNEPNNSFDSCGQEGMLVPVDQRDDIVRALGAEQRARHQRTSIIADESSSTVSFNTEVPQWISQPGTAQYVSRLAHHTYNNPGDDQRARIYETSRAAGKQSWSTEICCFGKGGTGWAQEYDPTIDGGLNLSRIIYKDFATAHDSAFQWWVALSEMIGSDPLAKNDQGWNDGLIYYDPNYATNGNQTLYFTKRYYALGQYSKFVKPGSVAHDVTGVPDGVEVSTYDRGGKWVVVVNNHNTTDTALNLHFNSKKPVAAAKAVRTSADENWAFVAKPSVSGGTVSTTLAARSVTTYVLDQKPHSGTSAVTGALQGKQSGKCLTADASGASIATCTGANGQSWSYDAKGTLKGAGGYLTAGTSGLTTTASYTGDGAQRWLLNSNGQIVNEASGKCLDVSGQATADGSKVILYSCNGGANEAWTRR